A window from Thermoanaerobaculales bacterium encodes these proteins:
- a CDS encoding pyridoxal-dependent decarboxylase — MDANSGHWDAELFRREGHRMVDWIAGYLDGGSRSYPVLARVAPGDVAGRLPKTMPAAAEDPAVVWQDFLDVVLPGVTHWNHPGFMAYFGITGSGPGILGELLAAALNVNAMLWRTCPSATELELEVLQWLRRALALPDEFFGFLTDTASVSSMLGLAAAREAADLDIRQRGMSGRPDLPGLRVYASDQSHSSIAKACVALGLGLDGYRPIPHDADYRMDTRALAAAIAGDRRAGLRPVAVVATVGTTSTTSVDPVREIAAICADHGLWLHCDAAYAGTAALVPELRWALDGCEHADSFVFNPHKWMFTPIDCSALYTRHRELFRRAFSLVPEYLTTPLGGSGHAVDLMDYGVQLGRRFRALKLWWVLRCFGLDGIRDRLREHIRLAQGFAAFIDAEPAFERMAPAPFSVVCFRARPRGLEGAELDRFNLHLLERVNASGEVFLSHTRLDGGIALHLAIGNLGTTGRDVERCQELLLAGFSELAEQRITARG, encoded by the coding sequence ATGGACGCCAACAGCGGCCACTGGGACGCGGAGCTCTTCCGGCGCGAGGGGCACCGGATGGTGGACTGGATCGCGGGCTACCTGGACGGGGGCAGCCGCAGCTACCCGGTGCTGGCCCGGGTCGCTCCCGGCGACGTCGCGGGGCGGCTGCCGAAGACGATGCCGGCGGCGGCCGAGGACCCAGCGGTTGTCTGGCAGGACTTCCTCGACGTCGTCCTGCCCGGCGTGACGCACTGGAACCACCCCGGGTTCATGGCCTACTTCGGCATCACCGGCTCGGGGCCGGGCATCCTCGGCGAGCTGCTCGCGGCCGCGCTCAACGTCAACGCCATGCTCTGGCGCACCTGCCCGTCCGCGACCGAGCTCGAGCTCGAGGTCCTGCAGTGGCTGCGCCGGGCGCTCGCGCTCCCGGACGAGTTCTTCGGCTTCCTCACCGACACCGCGTCGGTGTCCTCCATGCTCGGCCTGGCGGCGGCCCGCGAGGCCGCCGATCTCGACATTCGCCAGCGCGGCATGAGCGGCCGCCCCGACCTGCCGGGGCTGCGCGTCTACGCCTCCGACCAGTCCCATTCCTCGATCGCCAAGGCCTGCGTCGCCCTCGGGCTGGGCCTCGACGGCTACCGCCCGATCCCCCACGACGCCGACTACCGGATGGACACCCGGGCCCTCGCCGCGGCGATCGCCGGCGACCGCCGGGCGGGCCTGCGGCCGGTCGCGGTGGTTGCCACCGTCGGCACGACCTCCACGACCTCGGTCGACCCGGTGCGGGAGATCGCGGCGATCTGCGCCGACCACGGCCTGTGGCTGCATTGCGACGCCGCCTACGCCGGCACCGCCGCGCTGGTCCCGGAGCTGCGGTGGGCGCTCGACGGCTGCGAGCACGCCGACAGCTTCGTCTTCAACCCCCACAAGTGGATGTTCACGCCGATCGACTGCTCGGCCCTCTACACCCGCCACCGCGAGCTGTTCCGGCGCGCCTTCTCGCTGGTCCCGGAGTACCTGACGACCCCGCTCGGCGGCAGTGGGCACGCGGTCGACCTGATGGACTACGGCGTCCAGCTCGGGCGCCGGTTCCGCGCCCTGAAGCTGTGGTGGGTGCTGCGCTGCTTCGGCCTCGACGGCATCCGCGACCGGCTGCGCGAGCACATCCGGCTCGCCCAGGGGTTCGCCGCCTTCATCGACGCCGAGCCGGCCTTCGAGCGGATGGCGCCGGCGCCGTTCTCGGTGGTCTGCTTCCGCGCGCGGCCCAGAGGCCTCGAGGGCGCGGAGCTCGACCGCTTCAACCTCCACCTGCTCGAGCGCGTCAACGCGTCGGGAGAGGTCTTCCTCTCGCACACCCGTCTCGACGGCGGCATCGCGCTGCACCTCGCCATCGGCAACCTCGGCACCACCGGGAGGGACGTCGAGCGCTGCCAGGAGCTCTTGCTCGCGGGCTTCAGCGAGCTGGCGGAGCAGCGCATCACCGCCCGGGGCTGA
- a CDS encoding COX15/CtaA family protein → MPAARDPRTDRGSAVALGLATAVTMWAIAYVGRLPAVMAPSAVIALAMLAAVVGWGWFAGRRTARWGAGVAGGAVAGLVNLLILGSLIVGPDGGPRWAMLWWVPASVAAVAALAGASAALASAAGALPAETDWTAMLTKVAVAASFLLVVAGGLVTSNEAGLAVVDWPNTFGSNMFLYPLSRMTGGIFYEHAHRLFGTLVGLATLAVAVRLWRTDARSWVRVASALAVVVVAAQGLLGGLRVTGRLTLSTAAEDMAPSIGLAVLHGVLGQVFLALMVALAAVTSRRWRSAPAPEPRPSAAGDRALQAGLIGALLVQLVLGAIQRHLAQGLLIHITLAAIVTIVAIAAGARAWGLYQGSRPVERLGQALMSLVAVQVALGIAALAVTQGRAVVGQPTTLEVTLATAHQAAGAGLLSFAVLLAAWTRRLYRDG, encoded by the coding sequence ATGCCAGCTGCCCGCGACCCGCGCACCGATCGAGGCTCCGCAGTGGCCCTCGGACTCGCCACGGCGGTCACCATGTGGGCGATCGCCTATGTCGGCCGGCTGCCGGCCGTGATGGCGCCGAGCGCCGTGATCGCGCTCGCGATGCTCGCGGCGGTAGTGGGGTGGGGGTGGTTCGCCGGCCGCCGGACCGCGCGCTGGGGCGCCGGGGTGGCCGGCGGCGCGGTCGCGGGCCTGGTCAACCTGCTGATCCTCGGCAGCCTGATCGTCGGGCCGGACGGCGGCCCCCGGTGGGCGATGCTGTGGTGGGTGCCGGCCTCGGTGGCCGCGGTGGCGGCGCTGGCGGGCGCGTCCGCGGCGCTGGCCTCGGCGGCGGGGGCTCTCCCCGCCGAAACCGACTGGACGGCGATGCTGACCAAGGTGGCTGTCGCCGCGTCCTTCCTGCTGGTCGTCGCCGGCGGTCTGGTGACCAGCAACGAGGCCGGCCTGGCCGTGGTCGACTGGCCGAACACCTTCGGCTCGAACATGTTCCTCTACCCGCTCTCGCGGATGACCGGCGGCATCTTCTACGAGCACGCGCACCGGCTGTTCGGGACGCTGGTCGGCCTGGCAACGCTGGCGGTCGCGGTCCGGCTGTGGCGGACGGATGCGCGGTCGTGGGTGCGGGTGGCGAGCGCGCTGGCGGTGGTGGTGGTCGCGGCCCAGGGGCTGCTCGGCGGGCTCCGGGTCACCGGGCGGCTCACGCTGTCGACCGCCGCCGAGGACATGGCGCCGAGCATCGGGCTCGCGGTCCTGCACGGGGTCCTGGGCCAGGTCTTCCTGGCGCTGATGGTGGCGCTGGCCGCCGTGACCAGCCGCCGCTGGCGAAGCGCACCTGCGCCCGAGCCGAGGCCGTCAGCCGCGGGCGACCGGGCCCTCCAGGCGGGGCTGATCGGCGCGCTGCTGGTACAGCTGGTGCTCGGTGCGATCCAGCGCCACCTGGCGCAGGGGCTGCTCATCCACATCACCCTCGCCGCGATCGTGACGATCGTGGCGATCGCCGCCGGCGCCCGCGCGTGGGGGCTCTACCAGGGAAGCCGGCCGGTCGAGCGGCTCGGCCAGGCGCTGATGAGCCTGGTCGCCGTCCAGGTCGCCCTCGGCATCGCCGCGCTGGCGGTCACCCAGGGCCGTGCGGTGGTCGGCCAGCCCACCACCCTCGAGGTCACCCTCGCCACCGCCCACCAGGCGGCCGGCGCCGGCCTGCTGTCGTTCGCCGTGCTGCTCGCCGCCTGGACGCGACGCCTCTACCGCGACGGCTAG
- the cyoE gene encoding heme o synthase, whose amino-acid sequence MTIPTSTAAGAAAGASARPRLALVSAYLELAKARLAALVVLTAVVGYLLGAAGWSGPATLLWTAVGTALSAFGANIFNQLAEHDRDRRMLRTRSRPLPSGRVGRGQAAGWAAASCLAGLAILAAGANLLTAGLSLLTILLYVGVYTPLKARTPLNTVVGAVVGAVPPMMGWAAATGRLGLGAWILGGILFVWQIPHFLALAWLHRDDYARGGFRMLPAVDRPGDLTARLALLYILSLLPVTAALALAGVSGGGFLVASQLLGLGFAAVGWRFLRLRSEPAARRLFLASILYLPLLMAAMVADMGDGRSPLDRPASPITVALTVAADGPPGGGIGR is encoded by the coding sequence GTGACCATCCCGACCTCGACTGCCGCCGGTGCTGCCGCCGGCGCGAGCGCGCGTCCCCGGCTCGCGCTGGTCTCGGCCTACCTCGAGCTGGCCAAGGCGCGGCTTGCCGCGCTCGTGGTGCTGACCGCCGTCGTCGGCTACCTGCTCGGGGCCGCCGGCTGGTCCGGCCCCGCCACCCTGCTGTGGACGGCGGTCGGCACGGCGCTGTCCGCCTTCGGGGCCAACATCTTCAACCAGCTCGCCGAGCACGACCGCGACCGCCGGATGCTGCGCACCCGTAGCCGGCCCCTGCCCTCGGGCCGGGTCGGCCGCGGCCAGGCGGCCGGCTGGGCGGCGGCGTCGTGCCTCGCGGGGCTGGCGATCCTCGCAGCCGGCGCCAACCTGCTGACGGCCGGCCTGTCGCTGCTCACGATCCTGCTCTACGTCGGGGTCTACACCCCGCTCAAGGCCCGCACCCCGCTCAACACCGTGGTCGGCGCGGTGGTCGGGGCGGTGCCGCCGATGATGGGCTGGGCCGCGGCCACCGGACGCCTGGGCCTCGGGGCGTGGATCCTGGGCGGCATCCTGTTCGTCTGGCAGATCCCGCACTTCCTGGCGCTGGCGTGGCTCCACCGGGACGACTACGCGCGGGGGGGATTCAGGATGCTCCCCGCGGTCGACCGGCCGGGCGACCTGACGGCACGGCTGGCCCTGCTCTACATCCTCTCGCTGCTCCCGGTGACCGCCGCGCTGGCGCTGGCCGGGGTCTCCGGCGGCGGCTTCCTGGTCGCGTCGCAGCTGCTCGGCCTCGGCTTCGCTGCCGTCGGCTGGCGGTTCCTGAGGCTGCGCTCCGAGCCGGCGGCCCGCCGGCTGTTCCTGGCCAGCATCCTCTACCTGCCGCTGCTGATGGCCGCGATGGTGGCCGACATGGGCGACGGGCGCTCGCCGCTGGACCGCCCGGCCTCACCGATCACGGTCGCGCTGACGGTCGCCGCGGACGGCCCGCCGGGCGGCGGCATCGGCCGCTGA
- a CDS encoding DUF3179 domain-containing (seleno)protein yields the protein MARLTSLVRSGWWVAVAGGAVVAALLALALRAPGPARARVLGDGRTVASYGFDLTSALVPRDRIVAAGMPRDGLLSLDEPATLTVAEVEVRNHEGRGKFLLPHDRVLGVEIAGEARAYPLRLLRWHEVVNDIVGGREVLVSYNPLSDSAVVSDRSLGGEALAFGVSGLAFNSNMLLYDRRPSPERCSLWSQLEARAIAGPAAADAARLELLPAAIATWEQWLERHPGTRVLAPADRMRTLYKRDPYHSYFGSDVLHFPVDPLPPAGDLALKDRVLIVSARGTETAFALRRIAAAAGASSGAWETTAAGVPLRVHFDLDAGAALVEPLADPGPGYATRQCFWFAWYAWHPEGPPPGI from the coding sequence GTGGCCCGCCTGACCTCGCTCGTGCGCAGCGGCTGGTGGGTCGCGGTGGCCGGGGGCGCCGTCGTCGCCGCGCTGCTGGCGCTCGCACTGCGGGCGCCGGGGCCGGCGCGCGCGCGCGTCCTCGGCGACGGCCGGACCGTCGCCTCTTACGGCTTCGACCTGACGTCCGCGCTCGTGCCGCGCGACCGGATCGTCGCCGCCGGCATGCCTCGGGACGGCCTGCTCTCCCTCGACGAGCCGGCAACGCTGACGGTGGCCGAGGTCGAGGTCAGGAACCACGAGGGGCGCGGCAAGTTTCTGCTGCCGCACGACCGGGTGCTCGGCGTCGAGATCGCCGGCGAGGCGCGCGCCTACCCGCTGCGCCTGCTGCGCTGGCACGAGGTGGTGAACGACATCGTCGGTGGGCGCGAGGTGCTGGTCAGCTACAACCCGCTCTCGGACTCGGCCGTGGTGAGCGACCGCTCGCTGGGTGGCGAGGCGCTCGCCTTCGGTGTCTCGGGCCTGGCGTTCAACTCCAACATGCTGCTGTATGACCGCCGGCCGAGCCCGGAGCGCTGCAGCCTGTGGTCGCAGCTCGAGGCAAGGGCAATCGCCGGCCCGGCGGCCGCGGACGCGGCCCGGCTCGAGCTGCTGCCGGCCGCGATCGCGACCTGGGAGCAGTGGCTCGAGCGCCACCCCGGCACCCGGGTGCTGGCGCCGGCCGACCGCATGCGCACCCTCTACAAGCGCGATCCCTACCACTCCTACTTCGGCTCCGACGTGCTCCACTTCCCGGTCGATCCGCTGCCGCCGGCAGGCGATCTCGCGCTCAAGGACCGCGTGCTGATCGTCAGCGCGCGCGGCACCGAGACGGCCTTCGCGCTGCGCCGGATCGCGGCCGCCGCCGGCGCCAGCAGCGGCGCCTGGGAGACCACGGCGGCCGGCGTCCCGCTGCGCGTCCACTTCGATCTCGACGCGGGCGCCGCCCTGGTCGAGCCGCTGGCCGACCCCGGCCCGGGCTACGCGACCCGCCAGTGCTTCTGGTTCGCGTGGTATGCCTGGCATCCGGAGGGCCCCCCACCCGGGATATAG
- a CDS encoding M14 family zinc carboxypeptidase: MVRAVQLTAVAWVIALVLVAGGPAGPVAAGTPSLPATVDEALAMGLERLVVRVAVADRAQVEAIASWVEPWEVDLDAGFLIVDVDVLGYQRLLDLGLAVSLDAKRTEKYNRVLKALPDQSEGIPGYPCYRTVEETLAAGQALAAANPTLAEWIDIGDSWEKTAAGGLPGYDMMVLRLTNEVVAGDKPDLWVEGAIHARELTTAETAIRFAEHLLSSYGVDPDITWLLDHHETHILLQTNPDGRKLAEAGQQWRKNTNGTYCGASSPYRGADLNRNFDFYWGCCGGSSGDPCDETFRGSSAASEPEVQAVQAYVAANFPDFRPDDLITPAPPETTGVFVDLHSYGGDVLTAFGFLDPPSAPNGTQYLTIGRKLAFYNGYHAQIGSLYAVDGTTKDWAYGRLGVAAFTVEMGTDFFEECAPYESTIYPDNLDMLIYAAKAARGPWRLPAGPEVVAPAPVPSVVAPGDPVTVTATANDTRYEPGSGEPTQAIASAELYVDLPPWAPGATPVAMVAVDGNFNTTVEQIRATVDTTALGNGRHTLFLQAADSAGNWGVVSAAFVWVLDPATAPRLAGEVRSAATGDPLAATVAAGPFSTATDPLDGSYELMLAEGTYDVTATADGFAPFTATGIPAVTGATTPLDFLLYPYQEVLSDDVEGGNIGWTAQPPWAITTEASSSPTHSWTDSPGVNYGNSLNLSLTSPSLDLTGMVGTVLEFAHIYALESGWDFGHVEVSANGGGSWQEVAGYTGTQIGSWQTVTIELPQFDGAAAARVRFRITSDSNTVADGWHVDDIVVRAYEPAVAGFTLDATPGAEQICAGDDADYTVAVGAISGFSSPVTLAATGQPAGATAGFSTNPVTPPGSSLLTIGSTGGAAAGSYVITIDGSAAGSADQTTHVTLEVAVAAPPPALTAPANGAVNQPLQPVFVWSAASGADSYSLEVDDDPAFASPAIAETGIVGTTFTPVSALEEGTTYHWRVRSENLCGTGVASAVFTFTTEGLLPFADGFESGDTGAWSVTVP; encoded by the coding sequence ATGGTGCGAGCCGTCCAGCTGACAGCGGTTGCGTGGGTGATCGCCCTGGTACTGGTGGCGGGGGGCCCCGCCGGGCCCGTGGCTGCCGGAACGCCCTCGTTGCCGGCGACGGTCGACGAGGCGCTTGCCATGGGCCTCGAGCGGCTGGTGGTGCGGGTCGCGGTCGCCGATCGAGCCCAGGTCGAGGCGATCGCAAGCTGGGTCGAGCCGTGGGAGGTCGACCTCGACGCCGGCTTCCTGATCGTCGACGTCGACGTCCTCGGCTACCAGCGGCTGCTCGACCTCGGCCTCGCGGTGTCGCTCGACGCGAAGCGAACCGAGAAGTACAACCGGGTGCTGAAGGCGCTGCCCGACCAGAGCGAGGGCATCCCCGGCTATCCCTGCTATCGCACGGTGGAGGAGACGCTGGCCGCCGGGCAGGCGCTGGCGGCGGCGAACCCCACGCTCGCGGAGTGGATCGACATCGGCGACTCGTGGGAGAAGACGGCGGCCGGCGGCCTGCCGGGCTACGACATGATGGTGCTGCGGCTGACCAACGAGGTGGTCGCAGGCGACAAGCCGGACCTCTGGGTGGAAGGGGCGATCCACGCCCGGGAGCTGACCACCGCCGAGACCGCGATCCGCTTCGCCGAGCACCTGCTCTCGAGCTACGGCGTCGACCCCGACATCACCTGGCTGCTCGACCACCACGAGACCCACATCCTGCTCCAGACCAACCCCGACGGCCGCAAGCTCGCCGAGGCCGGCCAGCAGTGGCGCAAGAACACCAACGGCACCTACTGCGGCGCCAGCTCCCCGTACCGCGGCGCCGACCTCAACCGCAACTTCGACTTCTACTGGGGCTGCTGCGGCGGCTCGAGCGGCGACCCCTGCGACGAGACCTTCCGCGGCTCGAGCGCGGCCTCCGAGCCGGAGGTCCAGGCGGTCCAGGCCTACGTCGCGGCCAACTTCCCCGACTTCCGGCCCGACGACCTGATCACGCCGGCGCCGCCCGAGACCACCGGTGTGTTCGTCGACCTTCACAGCTACGGCGGCGACGTGCTGACCGCGTTCGGGTTCCTCGACCCGCCGTCTGCTCCCAACGGCACCCAGTACCTGACCATCGGTCGCAAGCTCGCCTTCTACAACGGCTACCACGCGCAGATCGGCAGCCTCTACGCGGTCGACGGCACGACCAAGGACTGGGCTTACGGCCGGCTGGGCGTGGCGGCGTTCACGGTCGAGATGGGCACCGACTTCTTCGAGGAGTGCGCCCCCTACGAGTCGACGATCTACCCGGACAACCTCGACATGCTGATCTACGCCGCCAAGGCGGCCCGCGGCCCGTGGCGGCTGCCGGCCGGGCCGGAGGTGGTGGCGCCGGCGCCGGTGCCGAGCGTCGTGGCGCCCGGTGACCCGGTCACGGTCACGGCCACCGCCAACGACACCCGCTACGAGCCGGGCTCCGGCGAGCCGACCCAGGCGATCGCGTCCGCCGAGCTGTACGTCGACCTGCCGCCGTGGGCGCCCGGCGCGACGCCGGTCGCGATGGTGGCGGTCGACGGGAACTTCAACACCACCGTGGAGCAGATCCGCGCGACGGTCGACACCACCGCGCTCGGCAACGGCCGCCACACGCTTTTCCTGCAGGCCGCGGACAGCGCCGGCAACTGGGGGGTGGTGAGCGCGGCGTTCGTCTGGGTGCTCGACCCGGCCACCGCGCCGCGACTGGCCGGCGAGGTCCGCTCCGCCGCCACCGGCGACCCGCTGGCGGCGACGGTCGCCGCGGGGCCGTTCTCCACCGCGACCGATCCGCTCGACGGCAGCTACGAGCTGATGCTGGCCGAGGGGACCTACGACGTGACGGCGACCGCTGACGGGTTCGCGCCCTTCACGGCGACCGGCATCCCGGCCGTCACCGGCGCCACCACCCCGCTCGACTTCCTGCTCTACCCGTACCAGGAGGTGCTGTCCGACGACGTCGAGGGCGGCAACATCGGCTGGACCGCCCAGCCGCCGTGGGCGATCACGACCGAGGCATCGTCGAGCCCGACCCACTCGTGGACCGACAGCCCCGGCGTCAACTACGGCAACTCCCTCAACCTGTCGCTGACTTCGCCGTCGCTCGACCTCACCGGGATGGTCGGCACCGTGCTCGAGTTCGCGCACATCTACGCTCTGGAGAGCGGCTGGGACTTCGGCCACGTCGAGGTGTCGGCCAACGGCGGTGGAAGCTGGCAGGAGGTCGCCGGCTACACGGGCACCCAGATCGGAAGTTGGCAGACGGTGACGATCGAGCTCCCCCAGTTCGACGGCGCGGCGGCAGCGCGGGTCCGTTTCAGGATCACCTCCGACAGCAACACCGTCGCTGATGGCTGGCACGTTGACGACATCGTCGTCCGCGCCTACGAGCCGGCGGTTGCCGGCTTCACCCTCGACGCGACCCCGGGCGCGGAGCAGATCTGCGCCGGGGACGACGCCGACTACACCGTCGCGGTCGGCGCGATCAGCGGCTTCTCGAGCCCGGTCACCCTGGCGGCGACCGGTCAGCCGGCCGGCGCGACCGCTGGCTTCTCGACGAACCCGGTGACCCCGCCCGGCTCCAGCCTGCTGACCATCGGCAGCACCGGCGGGGCGGCGGCCGGCAGCTACGTCATCACCATCGACGGCAGCGCCGCCGGCAGCGCGGATCAGACCACCCACGTCACGCTCGAGGTGGCAGTGGCGGCGCCGCCGCCGGCCCTGACCGCGCCGGCCAACGGTGCGGTGAATCAGCCCCTGCAGCCGGTCTTCGTCTGGAGCGCGGCGTCGGGCGCCGACAGCTACTCGCTCGAGGTCGACGACGACCCGGCGTTCGCCAGCCCGGCGATCGCCGAGACCGGGATCGTGGGGACCACCTTCACCCCGGTGAGCGCGCTCGAGGAAGGGACCACCTACCACTGGCGGGTGCGGTCGGAGAACCTGTGCGGCACCGGCGTGGCCTCGGCCGTGTTCACGTTCACGACCGAGGGCCTGCTGCCGTTCGCCGACGGCTTCGAGTCCGGCGATACGGGCGCGTGGAGCGTGACCGTCCCGTGA
- a CDS encoding c-type cytochrome, producing MSDSTPHPDSDHSRRGHSPGHSRDGVRGHDNPAPRWWVVPLAAAIAAAALCVLYLHLGPGRRGADRDEADREELAEQRIADPLAPGDVTESLLAWAMADETVMASGERIFRSKCSPCHGRLAEGAVGPNLTDEHWIHGPQLIDVHRIVRDGVIEKGMLAWERQLRPSELIAVSSYVGGLLGSSPPNPKPPQGKPAERQPPDGAAAGADPAGALASAAAAATS from the coding sequence ATGAGCGACTCCACGCCCCACCCGGACTCCGACCACTCTCGCCGCGGCCACTCTCCCGGCCACTCCCGCGACGGCGTTCGGGGCCACGACAACCCGGCGCCCCGGTGGTGGGTCGTGCCGCTCGCGGCGGCCATCGCCGCCGCGGCGCTCTGCGTCCTCTACCTCCACCTCGGCCCGGGTCGGCGGGGCGCCGATCGCGACGAGGCGGACAGAGAGGAGCTTGCGGAGCAGCGGATCGCCGACCCGCTCGCTCCCGGCGACGTCACGGAGTCGCTCCTGGCCTGGGCCATGGCCGACGAGACCGTGATGGCCAGCGGCGAGCGGATCTTCCGGTCGAAGTGCTCGCCCTGCCACGGCAGGCTCGCCGAGGGCGCCGTCGGGCCCAACCTCACCGACGAGCACTGGATCCACGGGCCGCAGCTGATCGACGTCCACCGCATCGTCCGCGACGGCGTCATCGAGAAGGGGATGCTGGCGTGGGAGCGCCAGCTGCGGCCGTCCGAGCTGATCGCGGTGTCCTCGTACGTCGGCGGGCTGCTCGGCAGCAGCCCGCCAAACCCCAAGCCGCCGCAAGGCAAGCCCGCCGAGCGCCAGCCCCCGGATGGCGCGGCGGCCGGCGCGGACCCGGCCGGGGCGCTCGCCAGCGCCGCTGCTGCCGCCACCTCCTGA
- a CDS encoding DUF4082 domain-containing protein: protein MRRAFLVGVILALGASGAWAQAITGFSGGTPYSSYYSPSVAGDVVGFRFTVSSPLQVFDLGVWNADSVGGLDTPHQVGIWDGSQMLIASVTVDPATGTPLGQWTYNAITPVVLNPGETYTIGALYVAGGTDYYISGASSMTTAPEVTWVQSVYPAAGELGFVYPAGNTTSFGRFGPNFNFTIVPVELQSFSVE from the coding sequence ATGCGGCGAGCGTTTCTGGTAGGGGTCATCCTGGCGTTGGGTGCCTCCGGGGCGTGGGCGCAGGCCATCACCGGCTTCTCCGGGGGAACCCCGTACAGCTCGTATTACAGCCCCAGTGTGGCCGGCGACGTGGTCGGCTTCCGGTTCACGGTGTCGAGCCCACTACAGGTCTTCGACCTGGGGGTGTGGAACGCCGACTCCGTCGGTGGTCTCGACACGCCCCACCAGGTCGGGATCTGGGACGGCAGCCAGATGCTGATCGCCTCGGTCACGGTCGATCCCGCGACCGGCACGCCGCTCGGCCAGTGGACCTACAACGCGATCACCCCGGTGGTGCTGAACCCTGGCGAGACCTACACCATCGGCGCGCTGTACGTCGCGGGCGGCACCGACTACTACATCTCGGGTGCATCGTCGATGACGACGGCGCCGGAGGTGACGTGGGTCCAGTCGGTCTACCCGGCTGCGGGGGAGCTCGGGTTCGTCTACCCGGCGGGCAACACGACCTCGTTCGGCCGCTTCGGGCCGAACTTCAACTTCACCATCGTCCCGGTCGAGCTGCAGAGCTTCAGCGTCGAGTAG
- a CDS encoding mechanosensitive ion channel: MRVATKQRRFVLMLLLVAAAVCLPSAVGAADAADEAAVVLEAPVDRGIVEVDGVALFPVRGVAALPGQRRAKLIADRIVSLARDPGFRIEDLTVVESDGALAVMAGDTRVMMLVDADAALEGVSKQELGIVVQGRIREAITAYRSARTREAILAGVGEALVATLALIVAIAFVIVLRRRLDARITERIHSRIQRLKVEPLKLVRVEDVGSAVRTALRTLRNSVIVIFVFFYLQHVLGLFPSTRWIHLRLADWIVGPLQTMGDAVLAAIPNLIFLAILIVVLRWVIKLVRLFYEALGRGTLTFGNFDPDWAAPTYKIVRLALVAFGLVVAYPYIPGSQSAAFKGISLFAGVMLSLGSSSIIANLIAGYTMIYRRAYRVGDRVRIGDVLGDVTAVRLQVTNIRTPKNEDVVVPNSVVLGSEVTNYSAYAREHGLILHTTVGIGYETPWRQVEAMLLMAAERTEGILHEPHPFVLQKQLGDFCVTYEINAHCSDAQRMGPLYSALHRNILDVFNEYNVQIMTPAYEGDPEVPKVVPKEQWYSAPAAAPDAQGGPRG, translated from the coding sequence ATGAGAGTGGCAACGAAACAACGGCGATTCGTGCTCATGCTGCTCCTGGTGGCGGCGGCCGTCTGTCTGCCGTCCGCGGTCGGTGCCGCTGACGCGGCCGACGAGGCGGCAGTCGTGCTGGAGGCTCCGGTCGACCGAGGGATCGTCGAGGTCGACGGCGTGGCGCTGTTCCCGGTGCGCGGCGTGGCCGCGCTGCCGGGGCAGAGGCGCGCCAAGCTCATTGCCGACCGCATCGTCAGCCTCGCTCGCGATCCCGGTTTCAGAATCGAGGACCTCACCGTCGTCGAGTCCGACGGCGCCCTCGCCGTGATGGCCGGCGACACGCGGGTGATGATGCTGGTCGACGCCGACGCCGCCCTGGAGGGAGTGTCCAAACAGGAGCTGGGGATCGTGGTGCAGGGTCGGATCCGTGAGGCGATCACGGCGTACCGCAGCGCGCGGACGCGGGAGGCGATCCTGGCCGGGGTCGGGGAGGCACTGGTCGCCACCCTGGCGCTGATCGTCGCCATCGCCTTCGTGATCGTCCTGCGCCGCCGGCTCGACGCCCGGATCACGGAGCGGATCCACAGTCGTATCCAGAGGCTCAAAGTCGAGCCGCTGAAGCTGGTGCGGGTCGAGGACGTCGGCAGCGCGGTCCGGACCGCGCTGCGCACGCTGCGCAACTCCGTCATCGTGATCTTCGTCTTCTTCTACCTGCAGCACGTCCTCGGCCTCTTCCCGTCGACGCGCTGGATTCACCTGCGGCTTGCCGACTGGATCGTCGGCCCGCTCCAGACCATGGGCGACGCGGTGCTGGCCGCGATCCCGAACCTGATCTTCCTTGCCATCCTGATCGTCGTCCTGCGCTGGGTCATCAAGCTGGTCCGGCTGTTCTACGAGGCGCTGGGCCGAGGCACGCTGACGTTTGGCAACTTCGACCCGGATTGGGCAGCGCCGACCTACAAGATCGTGCGCCTGGCGCTGGTCGCGTTCGGGCTTGTCGTCGCCTATCCCTACATCCCGGGCTCGCAGAGCGCCGCCTTCAAGGGGATCTCGCTGTTCGCAGGCGTCATGTTATCCCTCGGTTCCTCGTCGATCATCGCGAATCTGATCGCCGGCTACACCATGATCTACCGGCGCGCCTACCGAGTCGGCGACCGGGTCCGGATCGGCGACGTTCTCGGCGACGTGACCGCGGTCCGGCTGCAGGTGACCAACATCCGGACCCCGAAGAACGAGGACGTGGTCGTCCCCAACTCGGTGGTCCTGGGCAGCGAGGTCACCAACTACAGCGCCTACGCGCGCGAGCACGGGCTGATCCTGCACACCACGGTCGGGATCGGCTACGAGACCCCGTGGCGTCAGGTGGAGGCGATGCTCCTGATGGCCGCGGAGCGGACCGAGGGCATTCTGCATGAGCCGCACCCGTTCGTCCTCCAGAAACAGCTTGGCGACTTCTGCGTGACCTATGAGATCAACGCCCATTGCAGCGACGCCCAGCGCATGGGACCGCTCTACAGCGCTCTGCACCGCAACATCCTGGACGTGTTCAACGAGTACAACGTCCAGATCATGACCCCGGCCTACGAGGGCGATCCCGAGGTCCCCAAGGTGGTGCCGAAGGAGCAGTGGTACTCGGCGCCGGCGGCTGCGCCGGACGCGCAGGGCGGCCCCAGGGGGTGA